Proteins from one Corallococcus exiguus genomic window:
- a CDS encoding ferritin family protein, protein MANKSEVDRLHSLAQLDADAVGAYDVAIARIGPALVRERLNSFRADHLRHVQDLNALIQHFGGGPVTLRPDLKGSAMKGLTAMTGLMGTEATLWAMLGNEELFDRAYELALQFEWSPEVKALIRRHREDERRHGTWIRDAVRTRPWADSRLPFMDTAEMGA, encoded by the coding sequence ATGGCCAACAAGTCCGAAGTGGATCGCCTGCACAGCCTGGCCCAGCTCGATGCCGATGCGGTGGGCGCGTATGACGTGGCCATCGCCCGCATCGGGCCCGCCCTGGTGCGCGAGCGACTCAACAGCTTCCGCGCGGACCACCTGCGCCACGTGCAGGACCTCAACGCGCTCATCCAGCACTTCGGGGGCGGGCCGGTGACGCTGCGCCCGGACCTGAAGGGCTCCGCGATGAAGGGCCTGACGGCCATGACGGGGCTGATGGGGACGGAGGCCACGCTGTGGGCCATGTTGGGCAACGAGGAGCTGTTCGACCGGGCCTATGAGCTGGCGCTCCAGTTCGAGTGGTCCCCCGAAGTGAAGGCCCTCATCCGGCGCCACCGTGAGGACGAACGGCGCCACGGCACGTGGATCCGCGACGCGGTGCGCACCCGGCCCTGGGCGGACAGCCGATTGCCCTTCATGGACACCGCCGAAATGGGCGCCTGA
- the hutF gene encoding formimidoylglutamate deiminase codes for MSDITVYQPDFLFTEGRFHEGRALAVGADGRVLAAVPEGARVERLAGRALLPGLVNGHSHAFQRLIRGRTEYVASAGGQDDFWSWREAMYRAAEALTPDEIHIASRQVFLEMVLAGITTVGEFHYLHHQPDGTPYADRNALAHAVIRAATDVGLRICLLRVGYGRAGFNVQANPRQRRFIDADVDTFLSTTEALAHATRGDARVNVGLAPHSVRAVSRDWLTQVARSAPAGMPIHMHVAEQPKEIEACLAEHGRRPVELVSDVGLLGPRFTAVHGVHLTEDEVALLGRAEATVCACPSTERNLGDGIVPADALVKAGARVSFGSDSQTVVDLLDEARQLEQHLRLVRLRRAVLDPGTGTLDGLAARLFDMATAQGARSLGMGTGTLSPGSPADFFTVDVHHPSLVGASSASLLPGVVFGAAGGAVREVAVAGRLVVRDGRHPLTEESGRAFQQLARRLYP; via the coding sequence GTGAGCGACATCACTGTCTACCAACCCGACTTCCTCTTCACGGAAGGGCGTTTCCACGAAGGCCGAGCGCTGGCGGTGGGCGCGGATGGCCGGGTCCTCGCCGCGGTGCCCGAAGGCGCGCGTGTGGAGCGGCTCGCGGGGCGGGCGCTGTTGCCGGGGCTCGTCAACGGCCACTCGCACGCGTTCCAGCGGCTCATCCGCGGGCGCACCGAATACGTGGCGTCCGCCGGAGGCCAGGACGACTTCTGGTCCTGGCGCGAGGCGATGTACCGCGCCGCGGAGGCGCTCACGCCGGACGAGATCCACATCGCCTCCCGGCAGGTGTTCCTGGAGATGGTGCTCGCGGGCATCACCACGGTGGGCGAGTTCCACTACCTGCACCACCAGCCGGACGGGACGCCCTACGCGGACCGCAACGCGCTGGCGCACGCGGTCATCCGCGCGGCCACGGACGTGGGGCTGCGCATCTGCCTGCTGCGGGTGGGCTACGGGCGCGCGGGCTTCAACGTGCAAGCGAACCCGCGCCAGCGCCGCTTCATCGACGCGGACGTGGACACGTTCCTGTCCACCACGGAGGCGCTGGCCCACGCGACACGCGGTGACGCGCGGGTGAACGTGGGGCTCGCGCCGCACAGCGTGCGCGCGGTGTCGCGGGACTGGCTGACGCAGGTGGCCCGCTCCGCGCCCGCCGGCATGCCCATCCACATGCACGTGGCGGAGCAGCCGAAGGAGATTGAGGCGTGCCTCGCGGAGCACGGCCGCCGTCCGGTGGAGCTGGTGTCGGACGTGGGCCTGCTGGGGCCGCGCTTCACGGCCGTGCACGGCGTGCACCTGACGGAGGACGAAGTGGCGCTGCTGGGCCGCGCGGAGGCCACGGTGTGCGCGTGCCCGTCCACGGAGCGCAACCTGGGCGACGGCATCGTGCCGGCGGACGCGCTGGTGAAGGCCGGGGCGCGCGTGAGCTTCGGCTCGGACAGCCAGACGGTGGTGGACCTGCTGGACGAGGCCCGGCAGCTGGAGCAGCACCTGCGGCTGGTGCGGCTGCGCCGCGCGGTGCTGGACCCGGGGACGGGGACGCTGGATGGACTGGCGGCGCGGCTCTTCGACATGGCCACGGCGCAGGGCGCGCGAAGCCTGGGGATGGGCACGGGCACGCTGTCGCCGGGGTCGCCCGCGGACTTCTTCACGGTGGACGTGCATCACCCGTCGCTGGTGGGCGCGAGCTCCGCGTCGCTCCTGCCGGGCGTCGTCTTCGGCGCGGCGGGAGGCGCGGTGCGCGAGGTGGCGGTGGCGGGGCGGCTCGTGGTCCGGGACGGCCGCCATCCGCTGACGGAGGAGAGTGGCAGGGCCTTCCAGCAGCTCGCCCGGCGCCTCTACCCGTAG